In the Deferribacter desulfuricans SSM1 genome, GATTCAGAATTAAAACCAAATATAGAAAGTATAGAAAAGGGGAAAGAGCTTTTAGATCATGCACTAAAATTAGAAGGATTACTAAGAAACGCAGGGATGCACGCAGCAGGTGTGGTAATTGCTGATAAACCACTGGTAGAATATGTACCTCTTTGTAAGGGGCAAAATGATGAAGTAGTAACTCAATTTGAAAAGGATACACTTGAAAAAGTTGGGCTAGTTAAATTTGACTTTTTAGGATTAAAAAACCTCACAGTAATAGATTATGCATCTAAACTGATAAGAGAAACAAAAGATTCAGATTTTGACATATCCTCAATCCCATTAGATGACAAAAAAACCTTTGAACTTTTATCAAGTGGAGAAACAACAGGTGTATTCCAGCTTGAAAGTAGCGGGATGAAAAACCTTCTCAAAAAATTAAAACCAACAACCTTTGAAGATATAATAGCCTTAGTGGCCCTTTATAGACCTGGCCCTATTGGTAGTGGGATGCTTGATGACTTTGTAAAAAGAAAACATGGTCTTCAAGAGGTTACTTACCCATTACCTGAGTTAGAGGAGATATTAAAAGAGACTTACGGTATTATTGTTTATCAAGAACAGGTAATGCAGATTGCCCAAATTGTTGCTGGATACTCACTTGGAAGTGCGGATTTACTTAGAAGAGCAATGGGTAAGAAAAAACCAGAAGAGATGGCAAAACATAGAGAGATATTCCTTTATGGTGATGAAAAATTAGGGATAGAAGGCGCTGTAAAAAGAGGTTTTGATGAAAAAATAGCTTCAGAGATTTTCGATTTAATGGCAAAATTTGCAGAATACGGATTTAACAAAAGTCACTCTGCAGCTTATGCAATGGTGAGTTATCAGACTGCATATCTTAAAGCTCATTACCCTGTTGAATATATGGCAGCACTTTTATCAAATGAACTTGAAAAAGGGGATAAAGTAGTTGGTTTTATTGATGAATGTAAAAAAATGGGGATAAAGGTTTTAAAACCTGATATAAACGAATCATTTAGAGATTTTATCATAACTGGTGATTCTATCAGATTTGGATTAGGCGCTATAAAAAATGTAGGTTTTGGAGCAATAGATGAAATCATAAAAGAGAGAAAAACAAATGGTAAATACAAGAGTATTTATGACCTCTGTAAACGTGTAGACCTCAGAACAGTCAACAGAAAAGTACTTGAATCTCTCATCAAGGCCGGAGCACTTGATTCTTTCGGCAAAAACAGAAGACAGCATCTTCAGGTACTCGATGATGCCATTGAAAGCGGACAAAAAGAGCAGCAACTAAAAAATGAAGGTATCATTACCATAGAAGATATTTTAAAAGAGAATGGGATAGATGAGATTGAAGAGGAACATTATCCAGATGTTGAAGAAATGCCAGAAAACGAGCTATTAAAGTTTGAAAAAGAGGTTTTAGGATTTTATCTCACAAATCACCCTTTAGTAAATTATTCAAATATTCTTGATATTTTTACTAAAAGATCCAGCGATATCGAGACTACTGATGAGAATAATTTAATAATGGTAGGAGGAATTGTAAAAGGGGTTAAAAATTATATCACAAAAACAAACGAAAGGATGGCATTTGTAACTTTAGAAGATTTAGAAGGAACAATGGATGTGGTCGTGTTCCCTAAACTTTATAAAGAGAATGTAAGGCACTTAGTTGAAGACGCTATAATAATTGTTAAAGGTGTTGTCAATTTTAAAGATGACACATATTCTATCGTAGCAGAAGAGATTTTTGGTATAGAAGAAGCTTTTGAAGAATTAATAAACGGTGTAAAACTAAAAATTACCTCAACAGGATTCAATAAAAAGCTATGTCAAGAACTAAAAAATGTAATCCTAAAAGAAAAAGGGGAGAAAAAACTTTTCTTTGAAGTCAGTGTTCCTAAAAAAGGGGTGGTTACTCTTGAAGCTTCTGAAGACTTTAAAATTTCACCCACATTAGCTTTTTTTAAACAGATAGATGGTATATTAGGTGAAAATAGATATGAGGTAATAGTAGAAAATGGGCAATAGTATCCCCGTTGTTTTGACAATAGCAGGCTCTGATGGTAGTAGTGGAGCTGGAATACAAGCTGATTTAAAAACCTTTTCGGCTTTAGGTGTCTATGGCCTTACGGTAATAACAGCAATCACAATCCAAAACACCAGACAGGTAAAACAAATTCATCCTGTCTCTTTAAATTTATTAAAAGAGCAATTGGATATCCTTTATGCAGATTTTGATATCTCTTATGTAAAAATTGGGATGCTTGCAACCAAGGACATTGCTGAGTTTACTCTAAATTATTTAAAAGAAAAAAATAGCAAATATATTATCGATCCAGTACTTAAATCATCTTCCGGAACCCCTCTTTTTGAAGGGAATGCTGAAAAAATAGTAAATGGTGCGTATCTAATCACACCAAATTTAGATGAAGCCTCTATTTTAGCAGAGGTAAAAATTCAAACCATAGAAGATATGGAACAAGCTGCTAAATTAATTTACAATCAAGGGGCACAAAATGTTCTTTTAAAAGGTGGGCACTTAAAAGGGGATAAAGCTATAGATATTCTTTACGATGGAAAAGGGTTTGAATATTTCATAGCAGACAAGATAAAAACCAAAAATACCCATGGGACTGGTTGTACATTATCTTCTGCCATAACATCATATCTTGCTAGAGGTGAAAATCTTGTAATATCCATTAGAAAAGCTAAAGAATTTTTGCTAAAATCGATGCAAAGAGCTAAAGGACTAAATTTAGGAAAAGGTAGAGGACCTTTAATACATTTTGAGGATGTGGCACAATAAAAAAATAACATTTTGAGATTGCTTCGCTACGCTTGCAATGACAGCAAAACAGTCATTCGCGAGGAAGTGTAAGCTGACGAAGCGATCTCAAATAAAACATTTGAAGCTGGAGATTGCTTCACTTCGTTCGCAATGACTAAAAATGGTCATTGCGAGGAAAAAGCGCCGGAGCAATCTAATGATTGTACTAATTGCATCAATATATTAAACTATTGTGCAACATCCTAATTTTGAATATTTATAGGGGGCAATTATGAAAAAAATAAATCTTGGTGGGGTTACTACACCACTTGGTTTTCAATCATCAGCAATTTGTACAGATATAAAAGGGAATAATAGCGCTAAAAAAGATTTTGGTTTACTTGTTAGTGATGTCCCAGCAACAGTATCAGCAACCTTTACAAAGAATAGAGTTAAAGCAGCACCAGTTATTTATGATATGAATCTTCTGTCAGAAAAAGATGAATTTTTTGGGATTGTAATAAATAGTGGTAATGCCAATGCCTGTACAGGAAACCAAGGGTTAAAAAACACTGAAACAATATGTCAAGCATTTGAAAATAAACTACAACTTGATAATAAATCATTGCTCATGGCATCAACTGGTGTTATAGGGGTTCAACTCCCTGTTGATAAAATGTTAAACTACGTAGATGAGATTGTAGATGAGCTTGATGATACAGACAACAACTTGGCAGAAGCTATACTTACAACTGATACTGTAGTTAAAAAATCCGCATACCTTGTAGAAACTGGAAATGGAGCTTTTGTTGTAGGTGGTATCGCAAAAGGAGCAGGGATGATTGCTCCAGATATGGCCACAATGTTGGCTTTTATAACCACTGACGCTCTTGTTGATAAAAACATACAGGATGAAGTTTTAAGGCTTGCAGTTGAAGACAGTTTTAACAGTATAACAGTAGATGGTGATATGAGTACAAATGATTCTGTATTTCTATTTTCAAATGGGATGAGCGGAATATCAGTAAACCATAGTAAAAACCTTGAGCTTTTTAAAGAAGCTTTAAAAGCTGTTTGCTTAGACCTTGCTAAAATGATTGTAAAAGATGGTGAAGGAGCAACAAAGTTTGTTTCAATAAATATCAAAAATGCAAAAAATTATGAAGATGCCAAAAAATGCGCCTTTAAAATAGCAAATTCCCCACTTTGCAAAACCATGTTTTTTGGTTCAGATCCAAATTGGGGCAGACTCATGGCCACAATTGGCTCTGCTATGATAGAATTTGAAGAGAATAAGGTTGATATCTTCTTCGATGATTTAAAATATGTGGAAAATGGACTTTTAATCTCTGATGATTTAGAAGATAAGGCCTATGAAATTATGAAAAAAGATAGTTTTGTTATCACTATAGATTTAAAAGCCGGCAATGCTAACAAAACTGTTTATACTTGTGACCTTTCATACGATTATGTAAAAATAAATGCAGATTACAGAACCTGATAATTTTAATCAGTTAAAAGATTATCCATAAATGATACTTTGATAAGGGCTGCAATAGGGAGAGAAAAAATCATCCCCGCAATACCAAAAAGTGAACCACCTACCATAATGGCAAAAATTACTGCAACGGGGTGTAACCCCAAACTTTCACCAACTATTTTCGGTGTAATCAAGTTGCTTTCAATAACCTGCACAATAGTGAAACCCAAAACAACAAATAAAGGGTGAAATAAATCTTGAAACTGAATAAAAGCTAAAAGGAGTGAAGTCACAAACCCCACTATAAAACCTAAATATGGGACCATACTTAATATACCAGATAAAACTCCTACAAAAACTGCGCCTTCTATCCCCACAATCAAAAGAGTCACGCTGTATAAAATACCCAACAATACAGATACAATAAACTGCCCTCTAAAGTAACTCTTCAAAATACTATTAAATTCCTCACTTTTATCCACCACGTTGAGAAAGCCCTTTTTCTCTAACATAGTTTTTGTTTTAGCCACAATTGAGTCAAAATCCTTTAAAAAGTAAAAAATTAATATAGGTACAATAGAATAAAGTAATACAAAATTTAAGAAATTACCCAAATAACCACTAAGCACATTAAAAATATCTAAGAGAATATTTGATATTTTACCTAAGTTTTTAACAACAAAACTTTTTATCTCATTTATATAAGGTTGGATTATAGCATAATAATTATACTCTTTAATCTTGTTGTCTAACATTTGTAAATACACAGGTATCTTTTTTAGCAAAATATTTATTTCATTTATCATCACAGGGAAAATAAAAAGTATTATAGCAATCACTATTAAACTAAATAAAACGAAAACTATCAACACTGATAATGTCCTATTAAATTTAAGATTTTCAAGTCTATCTACCACCGGATCTAAAAGATAAGATATAAAAAAAGCTATAGCAAAAGGTGTAAGGATATTCTTTATTTTAAAAATCAGAAAAAGAATTAAAATGGTTGATAAAATTATTAAAAAGTTTTTAAAATTTATTTCTATTTTTAAGAAATCCATGCTATAATTGTATCATAAATTAGTTTTTATTTAAAGTATAATTAAAATGTTTTTATTGTTTGATTACAACCAAAAAACACTTGCAGTCAATTTATACGATGTTAAAAATATCGTTTTGACTGAAGATATCTACCCTCTACCTTTTATTGGCAACATATTATTGGGTTTAGTAAATATTAAAGGGGAGTTATTGCCCGTTTTTAATTTAAACACTATTTTCAAAGATAATTTTATTTCAGCATCAAAAAAACTCATTTCATTTCAAAATGGATATAACTTTCTAATACCAAGCGATGGGAAAATATTCATTGAAAATGAGCCAGGTGAAAAGATTGAAACAAATTTAGAAAATGAGTTTATAAAAGCAAACTATAAATGCAACCGAAAAATAATTAATCTTTTAAATTTGAACAAAATCAAAGACCAAATTAACAATACACTGCTCAAGGAGGCAAAATGACAAAAGTTAGCCTAAAAAACATACTTATTTTAAGAATAATTGCATTGACAATACTTTTTACACTATTTGCTTATATATTTTATTCTGTAATTGATAATCAAATTAAACATGTCACCGAAAACCTTATCAAACAGTACGCCAGCAATTTAAAGCAAGCAATTAACTCCAAAATAGATTCTGAAGCAGCAATCTATGATAATATAATACACTCTACAAACATTTATACAATAACCAAAGAAAAACTCCCCCCTTATCAGCTAAAAATTTACAAAAGAGCGGATAACACTCTACCAAAAGAGTTAATCTCTTTAATAGAAAAAAATAGCAATATTAAGTTTATATATTTGACAAATGACAATCTTATAATAAACAGATATTTATTGTTAAACGACAAAATATTTCAATTTATTTATAAAAGTAAAATAGAGCTTAATGACTCCTTAGCAGATATTATCATTAAGTACAATGACACTGTTTTTGATGTAAACAATCATAAACTAAGCTCTGCTAATATATTAAACAGCTCTGATTATTCTTACACATTAAGTCTGCCTGATATAAAAATGGACATTTATTTTAAAGAAAAAAATAAATTTTTAATCTCATCTCACAAAATACTATCCATATTAATTTTAACAGTAATTCTATACTTGATATGGTTGATTACAGAGCTTTTATTTATTAGATTTTCAACAAAACCTCTATTTGAAATCTTCACAAACTTTAAAGAGATTAAAAAAGGTAAAAAAGAGGTGCATTTTAAAGATTTTAACATTTTTGAATACGATTTGATTGCAAAAGCCGCAGAAGAAACACTTTCAGAATTAAAATCAAACGAATTAAAAGTTTTAACAATCTTATCCAGGCTACCAATTCCAGTGACAATGTTGGATAAAAGTTTAAATATTGTCTTTAAAAACAGGTATTTTGATGAATTATTCAATCTAGATAAAGATAAAGATTATAATTTTTACAATATAATTCCTGACAACCTAAAATCTTTAGAAGAAAATTTAGATAAATTTATAAACTCCATCAAACAAAAAACAAAATTTGAGCTTTATGACAAAAAATTCAATAATTACTACATTGTCAGATTTACAAAGTTATTTGATGCGGAAAACAAACTCTTAGGATACCTTATCACTTTCCACGATATAACTAACCAAAAGATTGAACAAAAATTACAAGAAGAAAGAGCAAATAAGCTCGAAAAGATTGTATTAAATATTGAAGAAGTTGTAACCCATCTAACAAGTTCATCTTCAGAACTTGAAACTAATGCAAACAATCTGAGTGCTATGTTAGCCCAGCAAAATGCCACAATCTC is a window encoding:
- the argJ gene encoding bifunctional glutamate N-acetyltransferase/amino-acid acetyltransferase ArgJ, which translates into the protein MKKINLGGVTTPLGFQSSAICTDIKGNNSAKKDFGLLVSDVPATVSATFTKNRVKAAPVIYDMNLLSEKDEFFGIVINSGNANACTGNQGLKNTETICQAFENKLQLDNKSLLMASTGVIGVQLPVDKMLNYVDEIVDELDDTDNNLAEAILTTDTVVKKSAYLVETGNGAFVVGGIAKGAGMIAPDMATMLAFITTDALVDKNIQDEVLRLAVEDSFNSITVDGDMSTNDSVFLFSNGMSGISVNHSKNLELFKEALKAVCLDLAKMIVKDGEGATKFVSINIKNAKNYEDAKKCAFKIANSPLCKTMFFGSDPNWGRLMATIGSAMIEFEENKVDIFFDDLKYVENGLLISDDLEDKAYEIMKKDSFVITIDLKAGNANKTVYTCDLSYDYVKINADYRT
- a CDS encoding DNA polymerase III subunit alpha, which encodes MSKDFVHLHLHTQYSLLDGAIHISELMQKLKENGSKAVAITDHGTMYGIVDFYTQALANDIKPIIGCEVYVAPDSRFNKNYDKKEDKNYHLVLLAQTNTGLKNLQYLVSKAHIEGFYYKPRIDKELLAKHSKGLIALSACLAGEPARKLLNEGYEAAKKAALEYYEIMGKDNYFLEIQDNGINEQNLVNKKLIEISKETGIPLVATNDCHFLNREDYYSHQVLMCIQYQQTLNDPNRRDSHSSELYVKSPKEMWKSFNEVEEALINTVKIAERCNVSMTFGELHLPVYDVPEGYTLKTYLEHISKEGLHKRLAKVPLELHSKYYERLEYELKIIHEKGYDGYYLIVWDFINYARKNKIPVGPGRGSGAGSLVAYAVGITDIDPIKYKLLFERFLNPERKSMPDFDIDFCMNRREEVIDYVRNKYGHDRVAQIITFGKLLARGVIRDVGRVLEIPLKTVDKIAKMIPEKPGLTLKKALEMDSELKPNIESIEKGKELLDHALKLEGLLRNAGMHAAGVVIADKPLVEYVPLCKGQNDEVVTQFEKDTLEKVGLVKFDFLGLKNLTVIDYASKLIRETKDSDFDISSIPLDDKKTFELLSSGETTGVFQLESSGMKNLLKKLKPTTFEDIIALVALYRPGPIGSGMLDDFVKRKHGLQEVTYPLPELEEILKETYGIIVYQEQVMQIAQIVAGYSLGSADLLRRAMGKKKPEEMAKHREIFLYGDEKLGIEGAVKRGFDEKIASEIFDLMAKFAEYGFNKSHSAAYAMVSYQTAYLKAHYPVEYMAALLSNELEKGDKVVGFIDECKKMGIKVLKPDINESFRDFIITGDSIRFGLGAIKNVGFGAIDEIIKERKTNGKYKSIYDLCKRVDLRTVNRKVLESLIKAGALDSFGKNRRQHLQVLDDAIESGQKEQQLKNEGIITIEDILKENGIDEIEEEHYPDVEEMPENELLKFEKEVLGFYLTNHPLVNYSNILDIFTKRSSDIETTDENNLIMVGGIVKGVKNYITKTNERMAFVTLEDLEGTMDVVVFPKLYKENVRHLVEDAIIIVKGVVNFKDDTYSIVAEEIFGIEEAFEELINGVKLKITSTGFNKKLCQELKNVILKEKGEKKLFFEVSVPKKGVVTLEASEDFKISPTLAFFKQIDGILGENRYEVIVENGQ
- a CDS encoding AI-2E family transporter — encoded protein: MDFLKIEINFKNFLIILSTILILFLIFKIKNILTPFAIAFFISYLLDPVVDRLENLKFNRTLSVLIVFVLFSLIVIAIILFIFPVMINEINILLKKIPVYLQMLDNKIKEYNYYAIIQPYINEIKSFVVKNLGKISNILLDIFNVLSGYLGNFLNFVLLYSIVPILIFYFLKDFDSIVAKTKTMLEKKGFLNVVDKSEEFNSILKSYFRGQFIVSVLLGILYSVTLLIVGIEGAVFVGVLSGILSMVPYLGFIVGFVTSLLLAFIQFQDLFHPLFVVLGFTIVQVIESNLITPKIVGESLGLHPVAVIFAIMVGGSLFGIAGMIFSLPIAALIKVSFMDNLLTD
- a CDS encoding chemotaxis protein CheW, whose product is MFLLFDYNQKTLAVNLYDVKNIVLTEDIYPLPFIGNILLGLVNIKGELLPVFNLNTIFKDNFISASKKLISFQNGYNFLIPSDGKIFIENEPGEKIETNLENEFIKANYKCNRKIINLLNLNKIKDQINNTLLKEAK
- a CDS encoding methyl-accepting chemotaxis protein encodes the protein MTKVSLKNILILRIIALTILFTLFAYIFYSVIDNQIKHVTENLIKQYASNLKQAINSKIDSEAAIYDNIIHSTNIYTITKEKLPPYQLKIYKRADNTLPKELISLIEKNSNIKFIYLTNDNLIINRYLLLNDKIFQFIYKSKIELNDSLADIIIKYNDTVFDVNNHKLSSANILNSSDYSYTLSLPDIKMDIYFKEKNKFLISSHKILSILILTVILYLIWLITELLFIRFSTKPLFEIFTNFKEIKKGKKEVHFKDFNIFEYDLIAKAAEETLSELKSNELKVLTILSRLPIPVTMLDKSLNIVFKNRYFDELFNLDKDKDYNFYNIIPDNLKSLEENLDKFINSIKQKTKFELYDKKFNNYYIVRFTKLFDAENKLLGYLITFHDITNQKIEQKLQEERANKLEKIVLNIEEVVTHLTSSSSELETNANNLSAMLAQQNATISESNTSIMELNTFTEQILATLNTIAQKSDTINDITQKTEHSVIESNEGMKELTSKIQEVFDIINKLNTKTTEIRKILKTIYEISEQTNILSLNASIEAVRETSTNESFKIIADEIRDLAEKTYKFTSDIENNIENINTFTTTSVMIAEETIKDINERYDDIKSLSENFEQIFESLKDLNENLHEIINSVKDLKQATNDISNSSNEMTSAMKDALSAANDSLQTAQDIKAVTKTLKETIEVIKNLKY
- the thiD gene encoding bifunctional hydroxymethylpyrimidine kinase/phosphomethylpyrimidine kinase — its product is MGNSIPVVLTIAGSDGSSGAGIQADLKTFSALGVYGLTVITAITIQNTRQVKQIHPVSLNLLKEQLDILYADFDISYVKIGMLATKDIAEFTLNYLKEKNSKYIIDPVLKSSSGTPLFEGNAEKIVNGAYLITPNLDEASILAEVKIQTIEDMEQAAKLIYNQGAQNVLLKGGHLKGDKAIDILYDGKGFEYFIADKIKTKNTHGTGCTLSSAITSYLARGENLVISIRKAKEFLLKSMQRAKGLNLGKGRGPLIHFEDVAQ